A genomic window from Elaeis guineensis isolate ETL-2024a chromosome 3, EG11, whole genome shotgun sequence includes:
- the LOC105041754 gene encoding RNA-binding KH domain-containing protein RCF3 isoform X4 — MAGQRNNYGKRSHSQLDLADNEGSKRRNPGEKDPYIPGPEDTVYRYLCPGKKIGSIIGRGGEIVKQLRSDTKAKIRIGESIPGCEERVITIFSTSMETNAFEDTSDNVCPAQDALFRVHERLVTDEALGDEDTDAGNPQVTIRLLVPSDQIGCIIGKGGQIIQGIRSDTGAQIRILKNEHLPACAISSDELLQITGDASVVKKALVQVSSRLHDNPSRSQHLLASNMSQTFPSGGQFGVSSAGAPVMGLGPLMGPYGGYKGETVGDWPAFYPPRDENSAKEFSLRLICPSANIGGVIGKGGVIIKQIRQESGAFIKVNSSAEEDDCIITISAKEFFEDPISPTIDAAIRLQPRCSEKTERESGEHSYTTRLLVPTSRIGCLIGKGGTIISEMRRSTRANIRILSKENLPKVASEDDEMVQISGDLDVARNALVQVTTRLKANFFERESALSSFPPSVPYHPSPNDSSEGSKYGARDSKAHGHGYSYSGGYGISGDLPPSESYGSYGGSQGVGSSYGTYGGYLARSGSAGFAGAGKNVLESWFENEILQILFSGSCVWRLQKILHRVLHTSTKLSLVHSDV, encoded by the exons ATGGCTGGACAGAGAAACAACTATGGTAAACGATCCCACTCTCAGCTGGATTTGGCTGACAATGAAGGAAGCAAACGAAGAAATCCTGGTGAAAAAGATCCCTATATACCTGGACCAGAAGATACTGTCTACCGTTACTTGTGTCCAGGAAAGAAGATAGGAAGCATCATTGGGAGGGGTGGGGAGATCGTGAAGCAGTTGAGGTCTGACACTAAGGCCAAGATCAGGATTGGTGAGAGTATTCCTGGCTGTGAGGAGCGAGTCATAACCATTTTTAGCACAAGCATGGAAACAAATGCCTTTGAAGATACTAGTGATAATGTTTGCCCAGCACAAGATGCCCTCTTCAGGGTGCATGAAAGGCTTGTCACAGACGAGGCACTAGGTGATGAAGATACAGATGCAGGCAACCCTCAAGTTACCATCCGGCTGCTCGTGCCATCTGATCAGATTGGATGTATTATTGGTAAAGGGGGACAGATCATACAAGGCATCCGGAGTGATACGGGGGCGCAAATTCGCATTTTGAAAAATGAGCACCTCCCAGCCTGTGCTATTAGCAGCGATGAACTTCTCCAG ATTACTGGCGATGCCTCAGTTGTAAAGAAGGCTCTTGTTCAAGTTTCCTCTCGTCTCCATGATAACCCATCTCGCTCACAACACCTGCTTGCTTCCAACATGTCCCAGACGTTTCCGTCTGGGGGTCAATTTGGGGTTTCAAGTGCTGGTGCTCCAGTCATGGGTCTGGGTCCACTGATGGGTCCTTATGGTGGTTATAAAGGTGAGACTGTAGGAGATTGGCCTGCCTTTTACCCTCCAAGAGATGAAAATTCAGCAAAGGAGTTCAGCCTACGCCTCATTTGTCCTTCTGCCAACATAGGAGGAGTAATCGGCAAGGGTGGTGTTATTATTAAACAGATCAGGCAGGAATCTGGAGCATTTATCAAAGTAAATAGTTCTGCCGAAGAAGATGActgcataattacaatttcagCTAAAGAG TTCTTTGAGGATCCAATCTCTCCAACAATTGATGCAGCAATACGCTTGCAGCCCAGATGCAGTGAGAAAACTGAGAGAGAATCTGGGGAACATTCATACACCACTCGTTTACTTGTTCCAACTTCCCGCATTGGTTGTCTAATTGGCAAGGGTGGGACTATCATCTCTGAGATGAGAAGAAGCACACGGGCAAATATTCGGATACTTTCAAAGGAAAACCTTCCCAAAGTTGCTTCTGAAGATGATGAGATGGTTCAG ATTAGTGGAGATCTTGATGTTGCCAGAAATGCTCTTGTGCAAGTAACGACACGGCTGAAagctaatttttttgaaagagagaGCGCATTATCTTCATTCCCACCCTCTGTACCGTACCATCCATCGCCAAATGATTCTTCTGAAGGGTCAAAATATGGGGCCAGGGATAGCAAAGCACATGGTCATGGGTATTCTTACTCTGGTGGATATGGCATTTCAGGTGATTTGCCGCCTTCTGAAAGCTATGGAAGCTATGGTGGTTCCCAG GGTGTTGGCAGCAGTTACGGAACATATGGGGGGTACCTAGCTCGTTCTGGCAGTGCTGG TTTTGCAGGTGCTGGGAAGAATGTGTTAGAGAGCTG
- the LOC105041754 gene encoding RNA-binding KH domain-containing protein RCF3 isoform X5 — translation MAGQRNNYGKRSHSQLDLADNEGSKRRNPGEKDPYIPGPEDTVYRYLCPGKKIGSIIGRGGEIVKQLRSDTKAKIRIGESIPGCEERVITIFSTSMETNAFEDTSDNVCPAQDALFRVHERLVTDEALGDEDTDAGNPQVTIRLLVPSDQIGCIIGKGGQIIQGIRSDTGAQIRILKNEHLPACAISSDELLQITGDASVVKKALVQVSSRLHDNPSRSQHLLASNMSQTFPSGGQFGVSSAGAPVMGLGPLMGPYGGYKGETVGDWPAFYPPRDENSAKEFSLRLICPSANIGGVIGKGGVIIKQIRQESGAFIKVNSSAEEDDCIITISAKEFFEDPISPTIDAAIRLQPRCSEKTERESGEHSYTTRLLVPTSRIGCLIGKGGTIISEMRRSTRANIRILSKENLPKVASEDDEMVQISGDLDVARNALVQVTTRLKANFFERESALSSFPPSVPYHPSPNDSSEGSKYGARDSKAHGHGYSYSGGYGISGDLPPSESYGSYGGSQGVGSSYGTYGGYLARSGSAGFAGAGKNVLESCMIEQETWA, via the exons ATGGCTGGACAGAGAAACAACTATGGTAAACGATCCCACTCTCAGCTGGATTTGGCTGACAATGAAGGAAGCAAACGAAGAAATCCTGGTGAAAAAGATCCCTATATACCTGGACCAGAAGATACTGTCTACCGTTACTTGTGTCCAGGAAAGAAGATAGGAAGCATCATTGGGAGGGGTGGGGAGATCGTGAAGCAGTTGAGGTCTGACACTAAGGCCAAGATCAGGATTGGTGAGAGTATTCCTGGCTGTGAGGAGCGAGTCATAACCATTTTTAGCACAAGCATGGAAACAAATGCCTTTGAAGATACTAGTGATAATGTTTGCCCAGCACAAGATGCCCTCTTCAGGGTGCATGAAAGGCTTGTCACAGACGAGGCACTAGGTGATGAAGATACAGATGCAGGCAACCCTCAAGTTACCATCCGGCTGCTCGTGCCATCTGATCAGATTGGATGTATTATTGGTAAAGGGGGACAGATCATACAAGGCATCCGGAGTGATACGGGGGCGCAAATTCGCATTTTGAAAAATGAGCACCTCCCAGCCTGTGCTATTAGCAGCGATGAACTTCTCCAG ATTACTGGCGATGCCTCAGTTGTAAAGAAGGCTCTTGTTCAAGTTTCCTCTCGTCTCCATGATAACCCATCTCGCTCACAACACCTGCTTGCTTCCAACATGTCCCAGACGTTTCCGTCTGGGGGTCAATTTGGGGTTTCAAGTGCTGGTGCTCCAGTCATGGGTCTGGGTCCACTGATGGGTCCTTATGGTGGTTATAAAGGTGAGACTGTAGGAGATTGGCCTGCCTTTTACCCTCCAAGAGATGAAAATTCAGCAAAGGAGTTCAGCCTACGCCTCATTTGTCCTTCTGCCAACATAGGAGGAGTAATCGGCAAGGGTGGTGTTATTATTAAACAGATCAGGCAGGAATCTGGAGCATTTATCAAAGTAAATAGTTCTGCCGAAGAAGATGActgcataattacaatttcagCTAAAGAG TTCTTTGAGGATCCAATCTCTCCAACAATTGATGCAGCAATACGCTTGCAGCCCAGATGCAGTGAGAAAACTGAGAGAGAATCTGGGGAACATTCATACACCACTCGTTTACTTGTTCCAACTTCCCGCATTGGTTGTCTAATTGGCAAGGGTGGGACTATCATCTCTGAGATGAGAAGAAGCACACGGGCAAATATTCGGATACTTTCAAAGGAAAACCTTCCCAAAGTTGCTTCTGAAGATGATGAGATGGTTCAG ATTAGTGGAGATCTTGATGTTGCCAGAAATGCTCTTGTGCAAGTAACGACACGGCTGAAagctaatttttttgaaagagagaGCGCATTATCTTCATTCCCACCCTCTGTACCGTACCATCCATCGCCAAATGATTCTTCTGAAGGGTCAAAATATGGGGCCAGGGATAGCAAAGCACATGGTCATGGGTATTCTTACTCTGGTGGATATGGCATTTCAGGTGATTTGCCGCCTTCTGAAAGCTATGGAAGCTATGGTGGTTCCCAG GGTGTTGGCAGCAGTTACGGAACATATGGGGGGTACCTAGCTCGTTCTGGCAGTGCTGG TTTTGCAGGTGCTGGGAAGAATGTGTTAGAGAGCTG
- the LOC105041754 gene encoding RNA-binding KH domain-containing protein RCF3 isoform X6 has translation MAGQRNNYGKRSHSQLDLADNEGSKRRNPGEKDPYIPGPEDTVYRYLCPGKKIGSIIGRGGEIVKQLRSDTKAKIRIGESIPGCEERVITIFSTSMETNAFEDTSDNVCPAQDALFRVHERLVTDEALGDEDTDAGNPQVTIRLLVPSDQIGCIIGKGGQIIQGIRSDTGAQIRILKNEHLPACAISSDELLQITGDASVVKKALVQVSSRLHDNPSRSQHLLASNMSQTFPSGGQFGVSSAGAPVMGLGPLMGPYGGYKGETVGDWPAFYPPRDENSAKEFSLRLICPSANIGGVIGKGGVIIKQIRQESGAFIKVNSSAEEDDCIITISAKEFFEDPISPTIDAAIRLQPRCSEKTERESGEHSYTTRLLVPTSRIGCLIGKGGTIISEMRRSTRANIRILSKENLPKVASEDDEMVQISGDLDVARNALVQVTTRLKANFFERESALSSFPPSVPYHPSPNDSSEGSKYGARDSKAHGHGYSYSGGYGISGDLPPSESYGSYGGSQGVGSSYGTYGGYLARSGSAGLSGPNPISHVKHHGY, from the exons ATGGCTGGACAGAGAAACAACTATGGTAAACGATCCCACTCTCAGCTGGATTTGGCTGACAATGAAGGAAGCAAACGAAGAAATCCTGGTGAAAAAGATCCCTATATACCTGGACCAGAAGATACTGTCTACCGTTACTTGTGTCCAGGAAAGAAGATAGGAAGCATCATTGGGAGGGGTGGGGAGATCGTGAAGCAGTTGAGGTCTGACACTAAGGCCAAGATCAGGATTGGTGAGAGTATTCCTGGCTGTGAGGAGCGAGTCATAACCATTTTTAGCACAAGCATGGAAACAAATGCCTTTGAAGATACTAGTGATAATGTTTGCCCAGCACAAGATGCCCTCTTCAGGGTGCATGAAAGGCTTGTCACAGACGAGGCACTAGGTGATGAAGATACAGATGCAGGCAACCCTCAAGTTACCATCCGGCTGCTCGTGCCATCTGATCAGATTGGATGTATTATTGGTAAAGGGGGACAGATCATACAAGGCATCCGGAGTGATACGGGGGCGCAAATTCGCATTTTGAAAAATGAGCACCTCCCAGCCTGTGCTATTAGCAGCGATGAACTTCTCCAG ATTACTGGCGATGCCTCAGTTGTAAAGAAGGCTCTTGTTCAAGTTTCCTCTCGTCTCCATGATAACCCATCTCGCTCACAACACCTGCTTGCTTCCAACATGTCCCAGACGTTTCCGTCTGGGGGTCAATTTGGGGTTTCAAGTGCTGGTGCTCCAGTCATGGGTCTGGGTCCACTGATGGGTCCTTATGGTGGTTATAAAGGTGAGACTGTAGGAGATTGGCCTGCCTTTTACCCTCCAAGAGATGAAAATTCAGCAAAGGAGTTCAGCCTACGCCTCATTTGTCCTTCTGCCAACATAGGAGGAGTAATCGGCAAGGGTGGTGTTATTATTAAACAGATCAGGCAGGAATCTGGAGCATTTATCAAAGTAAATAGTTCTGCCGAAGAAGATGActgcataattacaatttcagCTAAAGAG TTCTTTGAGGATCCAATCTCTCCAACAATTGATGCAGCAATACGCTTGCAGCCCAGATGCAGTGAGAAAACTGAGAGAGAATCTGGGGAACATTCATACACCACTCGTTTACTTGTTCCAACTTCCCGCATTGGTTGTCTAATTGGCAAGGGTGGGACTATCATCTCTGAGATGAGAAGAAGCACACGGGCAAATATTCGGATACTTTCAAAGGAAAACCTTCCCAAAGTTGCTTCTGAAGATGATGAGATGGTTCAG ATTAGTGGAGATCTTGATGTTGCCAGAAATGCTCTTGTGCAAGTAACGACACGGCTGAAagctaatttttttgaaagagagaGCGCATTATCTTCATTCCCACCCTCTGTACCGTACCATCCATCGCCAAATGATTCTTCTGAAGGGTCAAAATATGGGGCCAGGGATAGCAAAGCACATGGTCATGGGTATTCTTACTCTGGTGGATATGGCATTTCAGGTGATTTGCCGCCTTCTGAAAGCTATGGAAGCTATGGTGGTTCCCAG GGTGTTGGCAGCAGTTACGGAACATATGGGGGGTACCTAGCTCGTTCTGGCAGTGCTGG GTTATCTGGTCCGAACCCTATTTCCCATGTGAAACATCATGGCTATTAG
- the LOC105041754 gene encoding KH domain-containing protein At4g18375 isoform X1, which yields MAGQRNNYGKRSHSQLDLADNEGSKRRNPGEKDPYIPGPEDTVYRYLCPGKKIGSIIGRGGEIVKQLRSDTKAKIRIGESIPGCEERVITIFSTSMETNAFEDTSDNVCPAQDALFRVHERLVTDEALGDEDTDAGNPQVTIRLLVPSDQIGCIIGKGGQIIQGIRSDTGAQIRILKNEHLPACAISSDELLQITGDASVVKKALVQVSSRLHDNPSRSQHLLASNMSQTFPSGGQFGVSSAGAPVMGLGPLMGPYGGYKGETVGDWPAFYPPRDENSAKEFSLRLICPSANIGGVIGKGGVIIKQIRQESGAFIKVNSSAEEDDCIITISAKEFFEDPISPTIDAAIRLQPRCSEKTERESGEHSYTTRLLVPTSRIGCLIGKGGTIISEMRRSTRANIRILSKENLPKVASEDDEMVQISGDLDVARNALVQVTTRLKANFFERESALSSFPPSVPYHPSPNDSSEGSKYGARDSKAHGHGYSYSGGYGISGDLPPSESYGSYGGSQGVGSSYGTYGGYLARSGSAGFAGAGKNVLESCFFKLSTSMFQRWGGHIIRPPWLCLCIFVHSHRSCSSLFIVFRYLLLLSFFHRKTHIIVFSYLKFAPSACCINMECGAYQRNFRIT from the exons ATGGCTGGACAGAGAAACAACTATGGTAAACGATCCCACTCTCAGCTGGATTTGGCTGACAATGAAGGAAGCAAACGAAGAAATCCTGGTGAAAAAGATCCCTATATACCTGGACCAGAAGATACTGTCTACCGTTACTTGTGTCCAGGAAAGAAGATAGGAAGCATCATTGGGAGGGGTGGGGAGATCGTGAAGCAGTTGAGGTCTGACACTAAGGCCAAGATCAGGATTGGTGAGAGTATTCCTGGCTGTGAGGAGCGAGTCATAACCATTTTTAGCACAAGCATGGAAACAAATGCCTTTGAAGATACTAGTGATAATGTTTGCCCAGCACAAGATGCCCTCTTCAGGGTGCATGAAAGGCTTGTCACAGACGAGGCACTAGGTGATGAAGATACAGATGCAGGCAACCCTCAAGTTACCATCCGGCTGCTCGTGCCATCTGATCAGATTGGATGTATTATTGGTAAAGGGGGACAGATCATACAAGGCATCCGGAGTGATACGGGGGCGCAAATTCGCATTTTGAAAAATGAGCACCTCCCAGCCTGTGCTATTAGCAGCGATGAACTTCTCCAG ATTACTGGCGATGCCTCAGTTGTAAAGAAGGCTCTTGTTCAAGTTTCCTCTCGTCTCCATGATAACCCATCTCGCTCACAACACCTGCTTGCTTCCAACATGTCCCAGACGTTTCCGTCTGGGGGTCAATTTGGGGTTTCAAGTGCTGGTGCTCCAGTCATGGGTCTGGGTCCACTGATGGGTCCTTATGGTGGTTATAAAGGTGAGACTGTAGGAGATTGGCCTGCCTTTTACCCTCCAAGAGATGAAAATTCAGCAAAGGAGTTCAGCCTACGCCTCATTTGTCCTTCTGCCAACATAGGAGGAGTAATCGGCAAGGGTGGTGTTATTATTAAACAGATCAGGCAGGAATCTGGAGCATTTATCAAAGTAAATAGTTCTGCCGAAGAAGATGActgcataattacaatttcagCTAAAGAG TTCTTTGAGGATCCAATCTCTCCAACAATTGATGCAGCAATACGCTTGCAGCCCAGATGCAGTGAGAAAACTGAGAGAGAATCTGGGGAACATTCATACACCACTCGTTTACTTGTTCCAACTTCCCGCATTGGTTGTCTAATTGGCAAGGGTGGGACTATCATCTCTGAGATGAGAAGAAGCACACGGGCAAATATTCGGATACTTTCAAAGGAAAACCTTCCCAAAGTTGCTTCTGAAGATGATGAGATGGTTCAG ATTAGTGGAGATCTTGATGTTGCCAGAAATGCTCTTGTGCAAGTAACGACACGGCTGAAagctaatttttttgaaagagagaGCGCATTATCTTCATTCCCACCCTCTGTACCGTACCATCCATCGCCAAATGATTCTTCTGAAGGGTCAAAATATGGGGCCAGGGATAGCAAAGCACATGGTCATGGGTATTCTTACTCTGGTGGATATGGCATTTCAGGTGATTTGCCGCCTTCTGAAAGCTATGGAAGCTATGGTGGTTCCCAG GGTGTTGGCAGCAGTTACGGAACATATGGGGGGTACCTAGCTCGTTCTGGCAGTGCTGG TTTTGCAGGTGCTGGGAAGAATGTGTTAGAGAGCTG TTTTTTTAAGCTGAGTACCAGCATGTTCCAAAGGTGGGGTGGTCACATTATCAGACCACCATGGCTTTGTCTGTGTATATTTGTCCATTCACATCGtagctgttcttctctctttattGTCTTCCGGTATTTGCTCTTGCTCAGTTTTTTCCATCGCAAGACCCACATAATAGTCTTCTCTTATTTGAAATTTGCACCTAGTGCATGCTGCATAAACATGGAATGTGGTGCCTACCAAAGAAATTTTAGAATTACTTAG